One Roseburia rectibacter DNA window includes the following coding sequences:
- the fcl gene encoding GDP-L-fucose synthase: MEKDAKIYVAGHRGMVGSAIVRQLEKEGYTNIITRTHKELDLCRQDAVETFFAEEKPDYVFLAAAKVGGIMANSEALADFMYDNMVLEMNVIHEAWKNGCKKLMFLGSSCIYPRMAPQPMKESCLLTSELEKTNEAYALAKISGLKYCEFLNRQYGTDYISVMPTNLYGPNDNYHPQHSHVLPALIRRFHEAKEAGLKEVTCWGTGTPLREFLYVDDLADACVYLMNHYSGNETVNLGTGKELTIKELTELVAKVVGFEGEIKWDTTKPDGTPRKLLDVSKLEGLGWKYKTELEEGIRLTYDDFLHNPMRAER, from the coding sequence ATGGAAAAAGATGCAAAAATATATGTTGCCGGACACAGAGGAATGGTAGGTTCCGCAATTGTCCGTCAGCTTGAAAAAGAAGGATATACAAATATTATCACAAGAACACATAAAGAGTTAGACCTCTGCCGTCAGGATGCTGTTGAGACATTCTTTGCAGAGGAAAAACCGGATTATGTATTCCTTGCAGCCGCAAAAGTAGGCGGTATTATGGCAAACAGCGAAGCACTTGCTGATTTTATGTATGACAATATGGTTCTTGAGATGAATGTGATCCATGAGGCATGGAAAAATGGATGCAAAAAACTGATGTTTTTAGGTTCTTCCTGCATTTATCCGCGTATGGCACCACAGCCGATGAAAGAGAGCTGCCTTCTGACAAGTGAACTGGAGAAAACAAATGAGGCATATGCACTTGCTAAGATCAGTGGTCTGAAATACTGCGAATTTTTAAACCGTCAGTACGGAACCGATTATATTTCCGTAATGCCGACAAACCTTTACGGACCAAACGATAACTATCATCCACAGCACAGCCATGTGCTGCCGGCATTGATCCGCCGTTTCCATGAGGCAAAAGAGGCAGGATTAAAAGAAGTAACCTGCTGGGGAACCGGTACACCGCTTCGTGAGTTCCTTTATGTAGATGATCTTGCAGATGCCTGTGTATATCTGATGAACCATTACAGTGGAAATGAGACTGTAAACCTTGGTACCGGCAAAGAGCTGACCATCAAAGAACTGACAGAACTGGTAGCGAAAGTAGTCGGATTTGAGGGTGAGATCAAATGGGATACTACAAAACCGGACGGAACACCGAGAAAACTTCTTGATGTAAGCAAATTAGAAGGACTCGGATGGAAGTATAAAACAGAGTTAGAGGAAGGAATCCGTCTGACTTATGACGATTTCCTGCACAATCCAATGCGTGCAGAACGCTAA
- a CDS encoding helix-turn-helix transcriptional regulator — MKKLFFEKYKTSEVTNTRSVINTPSAFTRQNFFYIQEAGYLKSLKSHLSRRSELNSYLFFVVLSGSGEVTYREPLSEGGMISRTAHTGDCFFLDCSGEYTHISTDEDPWELLWIHFNGPQVKAYYTYFREHHNWHFRSAHFTELITSIENIIRYNEEPTDDTDLLTAQQIINILTLICTESNEKNELLSDKLKTILHYLDDHYTENISLDQLAEQFFISKYYLSREFKKEFGTTIIQYVLAKKINNAKELLRYSNSSIEEIAHLCGIDDASYFNKVFRKMEGCTASEYRKRW; from the coding sequence ATGAAAAAATTATTTTTTGAAAAATACAAAACCTCCGAAGTTACAAATACGCGAAGCGTCATCAATACTCCCTCTGCATTTACCCGCCAGAACTTCTTTTATATACAGGAAGCCGGCTATTTAAAAAGTCTGAAATCACACTTAAGCCGACGCAGTGAGCTTAATTCCTACCTGTTTTTTGTCGTGCTCTCCGGCAGTGGCGAAGTCACCTATCGGGAACCATTATCCGAGGGTGGTATGATCTCTAGGACTGCCCACACAGGGGACTGTTTTTTTCTCGACTGTTCTGGAGAATACACCCACATAAGTACGGATGAAGACCCCTGGGAACTGCTCTGGATTCATTTCAACGGTCCTCAGGTCAAAGCATATTATACCTATTTCAGGGAGCACCATAACTGGCATTTCCGCTCTGCTCATTTCACAGAACTGATTACCTCGATAGAGAATATCATCCGTTACAACGAAGAACCAACCGATGACACCGATCTTTTGACTGCCCAGCAGATCATTAATATTTTAACGCTCATCTGTACCGAGTCCAATGAAAAAAATGAGCTGCTCTCAGATAAACTCAAAACAATTCTGCACTATCTGGACGATCATTATACGGAAAATATCTCCTTAGACCAGCTCGCAGAACAGTTTTTTATCAGCAAATATTATCTTTCACGGGAATTTAAAAAAGAATTTGGAACGACGATCATCCAGTATGTCCTGGCAAAAAAGATCAATAATGCCAAGGAACTGCTCCGGTACAGCAATTCTTCCATTGAAGAGATTGCGCACCTTTGCGGCATTGATGATGCGAGTTATTTTAATAAGGTGTTCCGGAAGATGGAGGGGTGTACGGCATCAGAGTACCGGAAGAGGTGGTGA
- a CDS encoding WecB/TagA/CpsF family glycosyltransferase, whose product MELTTCNILGLDILVTDMKKTINLIEQNIEQLRGQYICVGNVHTTVMAHDDPQYHTVQAGAAFVLPDGGPLSGYSRKHGFPDAERVTGPDLMLALFARDNGLKHYFYGSSEETLSLLKEKLTEKYPHLQIAGMVSPPFRELSEEEDKEMVDKINASGADIIWVGLGAPKQEKWMYAHKDRVNGVMIGVGAGFDYHAGNIKRAPGWMQKLSLEWLYRLMQDPKRLFKRYLVTNTRYLWLIHRK is encoded by the coding sequence ACGACATGCAATATTTTAGGTCTTGATATCCTTGTGACGGATATGAAAAAGACCATAAATCTGATCGAGCAGAATATAGAGCAGTTGAGAGGGCAGTATATCTGTGTGGGAAACGTGCATACGACAGTGATGGCGCACGATGATCCGCAGTATCATACTGTACAGGCAGGTGCGGCATTTGTCCTGCCGGATGGCGGACCACTTTCCGGTTACAGCAGGAAACACGGATTCCCGGATGCAGAGCGTGTGACAGGACCGGATCTGATGCTTGCATTATTTGCACGCGATAACGGACTGAAACATTATTTTTACGGAAGCAGTGAAGAGACGCTTTCACTGTTAAAAGAAAAACTGACGGAAAAATATCCGCATCTGCAGATTGCGGGAATGGTATCGCCGCCATTTCGTGAGTTATCCGAAGAGGAGGATAAAGAAATGGTGGATAAGATCAATGCGTCCGGAGCAGATATTATCTGGGTGGGATTAGGTGCTCCGAAACAGGAAAAGTGGATGTATGCACACAAAGACCGTGTCAATGGCGTGATGATCGGTGTTGGAGCCGGATTTGATTACCATGCAGGAAATATTAAGCGTGCACCGGGCTGGATGCAGAAATTAAGTTTAGAATGGCTGTATCGTCTCATGCAGGATCCGAAGAGACTGTTTAAACGCTATCTGGTAACCAATACACGTTATCTGTGGCTGATTCACCGGAAATAA
- the gmd gene encoding GDP-mannose 4,6-dehydratase yields the protein MSKKALITGVTGQDGSYLAELLLEKGYEVHGMVRRSSVEKRERIDHLEGNPNFTVHYGDLSDSLSLVRLIGSIKPDEIYNLAAQSHVGVSFDVPEYTADVVATGVLRVLEAVRICGLEKTCRIYQASTSELYGKVEEVPQRETTPFHPYSPYAVAKQYGFWIVKEYREAYNMFCCNGILFNHESERRGETFVTRKISLAAARIAQGKQDVLYLGNLSSLRDWGYAKDYVECMWLILQNEKPEDFVIATGEQHSVREFCEHAFREAGIELEFKGEGMDEVGIDKATGKTVIKVSPEFYRPTDVVNLWGDPTKAKTELGWNPTKTTFEELVKIMVAHDMELVKNEK from the coding sequence ATGAGTAAAAAAGCATTGATCACAGGTGTAACAGGACAGGATGGAAGCTACCTTGCAGAGCTTCTTTTGGAAAAAGGATATGAAGTACATGGTATGGTACGCCGTTCTTCCGTAGAAAAGAGAGAGCGTATTGACCATTTAGAGGGCAATCCGAACTTTACCGTTCATTATGGAGATCTTTCCGATTCTTTAAGTCTGGTACGTCTGATCGGAAGCATTAAACCGGATGAGATCTACAACCTTGCTGCACAGAGCCATGTTGGTGTCAGCTTTGATGTGCCGGAATATACAGCAGATGTTGTCGCAACCGGAGTACTCCGCGTACTTGAGGCAGTACGAATCTGTGGATTAGAGAAGACCTGCCGTATCTATCAGGCTTCCACATCTGAGTTATACGGGAAAGTAGAAGAGGTTCCACAGCGCGAGACAACACCATTCCACCCATACAGCCCATATGCAGTTGCAAAACAGTATGGTTTCTGGATCGTAAAAGAGTACCGTGAGGCATACAATATGTTCTGCTGCAACGGTATCTTATTTAACCATGAGTCAGAGCGCCGCGGTGAGACTTTCGTAACAAGAAAGATTTCCCTTGCAGCAGCAAGAATCGCTCAGGGCAAACAGGATGTTCTTTACCTTGGAAACTTATCATCCCTGCGTGACTGGGGTTATGCAAAAGATTATGTTGAGTGTATGTGGCTGATCTTACAGAATGAGAAACCGGAAGATTTTGTTATTGCAACCGGCGAGCAGCACTCTGTACGTGAATTCTGTGAGCATGCATTCCGTGAAGCAGGTATTGAATTAGAGTTTAAGGGTGAAGGAATGGATGAAGTCGGAATCGACAAAGCAACCGGAAAAACAGTTATCAAAGTATCACCGGAGTTCTATCGTCCGACCGATGTTGTAAATCTCTGGGGAGATCCGACAAAAGCAAAAACAGAGCTTGGCTGGAATCCGACAAAGACTACTTTTGAGGAACTTGTAAAGATCATGGTAGCTCATGACATGGAGCTTGTAAAAAACGAGAAATAA
- a CDS encoding M56 family metallopeptidase — protein MNLISQIFLIILIACFTGTVSLGFWKLFQPLLLKLDPRLIYVTLRFVCMMYIVPVGYLIVRLTWRGYLRADSIWKPNFEMAGDMDLVFGIAGIIWLIFLIKNVADGVIEFIRWKRLCRYRIPVANEQVLAEFSKVKNMLHIHRKIGLYYSNSIQSPMVTGVFQYNILLPKDHYSKEELTVIFCHELVHCKHNDPFFKICSIYIGAMQHMTSGAKHILSWINEWSECACDASAVCALRDVTTPKRYFEVIVDLMERMPEDSKPDYIFSTLYESQQSLERRIEYMKKYVKARRGAKISAFALSFLFVVTSITTTYAASYGAAGVHDELYQEAEGTQGELSETPELKEVFVPASENNDYSRIKYAKPDLSPVAPILSSGEMASFNWTVEPGTRYCSGKFKVSSGQKIALSASIAPGTQTCWIGIMDPHNNVRYVEGKGVLAHTFSVSETGKYRVFVQNRGTKNVSAGGSYYFE, from the coding sequence ATGAACTTAATTAGTCAGATATTTTTGATTATCCTGATCGCCTGTTTTACAGGTACGGTCAGTCTGGGGTTCTGGAAGTTATTTCAGCCATTATTACTGAAGCTGGACCCCAGATTGATATATGTGACATTACGGTTTGTATGCATGATGTATATAGTTCCGGTTGGATATCTGATCGTCAGACTGACATGGCGGGGATATCTGCGGGCAGATAGCATATGGAAACCTAATTTTGAGATGGCAGGAGACATGGATCTCGTGTTTGGAATAGCCGGGATCATCTGGCTGATATTCCTGATCAAAAATGTCGCAGATGGCGTGATTGAATTTATCCGCTGGAAAAGACTCTGCAGATATAGGATACCTGTGGCAAATGAGCAGGTTTTAGCAGAGTTTTCGAAAGTAAAAAATATGCTCCATATCCATCGGAAGATAGGACTTTACTATAGTAATTCCATTCAGAGTCCAATGGTGACAGGAGTATTCCAATACAATATCTTATTACCGAAGGATCACTACAGTAAAGAAGAACTGACGGTGATCTTTTGTCATGAATTGGTACATTGTAAGCATAATGACCCTTTCTTTAAAATTTGCAGCATTTATATCGGTGCGATGCAGCATATGACCTCCGGAGCAAAACATATTCTGTCATGGATCAATGAGTGGAGTGAGTGTGCCTGTGATGCATCGGCAGTCTGTGCATTGCGTGATGTGACAACGCCCAAACGTTATTTTGAAGTGATCGTAGATCTGATGGAACGTATGCCGGAGGATTCAAAGCCGGATTATATTTTTTCTACCCTATATGAGAGCCAACAGAGTTTGGAAAGGAGAATAGAGTATATGAAAAAATATGTGAAAGCCAGAAGAGGGGCAAAAATATCAGCATTTGCATTATCATTTTTGTTTGTGGTAACATCAATAACTACGACTTATGCAGCAAGTTACGGAGCAGCGGGTGTGCATGACGAATTGTATCAGGAGGCAGAAGGAACACAGGGTGAGTTATCTGAGACACCGGAATTAAAAGAGGTATTTGTTCCGGCATCTGAGAATAACGACTATTCCCGTATCAAATATGCAAAACCGGATCTCAGTCCGGTAGCACCTATACTCAGTTCCGGTGAAATGGCGTCTTTTAACTGGACGGTAGAGCCTGGAACACGTTACTGTTCCGGTAAATTTAAAGTGTCAAGCGGGCAGAAGATAGCACTTTCCGCTTCAATAGCACCGGGTACACAGACCTGCTGGATCGGTATCATGGATCCCCACAATAATGTGCGTTATGTAGAGGGAAAAGGGGTATTGGCACATACATTTTCTGTTTCAGAGACAGGAAAATATCGTGTGTTTGTGCAGAACCGTGGAACAAAAAATGTATCAGCAGGTGGAAGCTATTACTTTGAATAG
- a CDS encoding sugar phosphate nucleotidyltransferase produces the protein MYIVLLSGGSGKRLWPLSNDLCSKQYIKLMNPDEAEHSASTEKCSMLQRVFGQLKAASLSENTIVCASDSQVELIESQLDGQAEVAVEPMRRNTFPAVMLSCAYLLSNKGAKPDDVVAFLPVDPYTTVEFFYKIKSLGEYIEKQDGVIGLLGGVPTYPSTKYGYIVPEKNESEPFAVKGFREKPDEATAQELVDMGALWNCGVFCFKLNMAAQWLEKYGVTTNYDEMVTNYEKLPKQSFDYEVLEHWKNIVAVQYDGIWKDLGTWNTLTEEMNEQSIGDVTWDKTCENSHAINVLGVPMVVMGAKNMVIVASHDGILVADKHQSSYIKDCLENIPDESRFEERRWGTIKTIDNNDEDGIHSVTKRIKILAGKTMPYHTHARHTETITVISGMGKLILEGTEVDLLAGSTVSIASGKKHSIKALGSDLRLIEVSLGVTCDDEQVLG, from the coding sequence ATGTATATTGTTTTATTATCAGGCGGTTCCGGAAAACGTCTCTGGCCGTTATCAAACGATCTGTGTTCCAAGCAGTATATTAAGTTAATGAATCCGGATGAAGCAGAACATTCGGCTAGTACGGAAAAATGTTCCATGTTACAGCGGGTGTTCGGGCAGCTTAAGGCGGCATCACTTTCTGAGAATACGATCGTGTGTGCCAGTGATTCCCAGGTGGAACTCATTGAAAGCCAGTTAGACGGACAGGCAGAAGTTGCTGTTGAGCCGATGCGCCGGAACACATTCCCGGCTGTCATGTTGTCCTGTGCATATCTGCTATCAAACAAGGGTGCAAAACCGGATGATGTGGTCGCATTTCTTCCGGTAGATCCGTACACCACGGTAGAGTTTTTTTATAAGATCAAATCTTTAGGTGAGTATATCGAAAAACAGGATGGTGTGATCGGACTGCTTGGCGGAGTACCGACATATCCATCTACCAAATATGGATATATCGTTCCTGAAAAAAATGAGTCTGAGCCGTTTGCGGTAAAAGGATTCCGCGAAAAACCGGATGAAGCAACTGCACAGGAACTTGTGGACATGGGTGCACTCTGGAATTGTGGTGTGTTCTGTTTCAAATTAAATATGGCTGCACAGTGGCTGGAAAAATACGGTGTTACGACAAACTATGATGAGATGGTTACCAATTACGAAAAACTGCCGAAACAGAGTTTTGACTATGAAGTGTTAGAGCACTGGAAAAACATTGTTGCGGTTCAATACGATGGGATCTGGAAAGATCTTGGAACATGGAATACCCTGACTGAGGAGATGAACGAGCAGAGTATTGGAGATGTGACCTGGGACAAGACCTGTGAAAACAGCCATGCCATCAATGTGCTCGGTGTTCCGATGGTAGTCATGGGTGCGAAAAATATGGTGATCGTTGCCTCACATGATGGTATTTTAGTGGCAGATAAACATCAGAGCTCCTATATCAAAGACTGCCTTGAAAATATCCCGGATGAATCCAGATTTGAGGAACGCCGCTGGGGTACGATCAAGACGATCGATAACAACGACGAGGATGGAATACACAGTGTAACAAAACGTATTAAGATCCTGGCAGGAAAGACGATGCCATATCATACACATGCGAGACATACAGAGACGATCACCGTTATTTCCGGTATGGGAAAACTTATTCTCGAGGGAACAGAGGTAGATCTGCTTGCAGGTTCTACGGTAAGCATTGCATCCGGAAAGAAACATTCCATCAAGGCTCTCGGTTCGGATCTGCGTCTGATCGAAGTAAGTCTCGGTGTTACCTGTGATGATGAGCAGGTTCTAGGCTAA
- a CDS encoding BlaI/MecI/CopY family transcriptional regulator, with translation MDTNDISACERLVMKVIWDSTEDLALQDIMNRVNQENGKSWKPQTVSTFLARLVRKSFLTVYRKGRYSFYQPAVSKEDFWKATVQENARYFDKGDMAAFACHLCEDALTKEEIQVLKKKLDELN, from the coding sequence ATGGATACGAACGATATTTCAGCATGCGAAAGACTTGTCATGAAAGTTATCTGGGATTCCACTGAGGATCTGGCATTACAGGATATCATGAACAGAGTAAATCAGGAGAACGGAAAAAGCTGGAAACCACAGACAGTTTCTACTTTTCTGGCAAGACTGGTCAGAAAATCATTTTTAACAGTTTACCGCAAGGGAAGATATTCATTCTATCAGCCTGCAGTAAGCAAAGAAGATTTCTGGAAAGCAACCGTACAGGAGAACGCAAGATACTTTGATAAGGGAGATATGGCTGCATTTGCATGCCACCTTTGCGAAGATGCACTTACTAAGGAAGAGATTCAGGTACTCAAGAAAAAATTAGATGAACTTAATTAG
- the asnB gene encoding asparagine synthase (glutamine-hydrolyzing), whose amino-acid sequence MCGIYGVVNKKIDRELAMKCLNTMIHRGPDGYGLWQEDGVTLGHRRLSILDLSNAGSQPMSYANERYWMTFNGEIYNFIEIRDELQKKGYTFRSASDSEVIMASFCEWGEACVDRFNGMWTFAIWDKQTKQLFISRDRFGVKPLFYAELPDGGFAFASEMKVILPLLPKVEANKPMFDRYFADNHYESQPECLIRGIKRFPAGHNAWVKDGKIILKRYWNTLDHLICVPDSYEEQVEQFRELFLDACKIRMRSDVTLGTGLSGGLDSSAVICAMSYISKNMTDERTNNDWQHAYVACFPGTAQDETKYAKQVTDFLGISHTFMNIDSAVSEREFLRQLYCFEELWGNPQVPMMELYKKERELGTTVSLDGHAADELFAGYGFDVLKAYPDAKTKEEIDMITTAYLNQDAEDGVSQQSAAFKKQRNKLYREYMLKYHAKKLLGRETVKSAYSDHPNWNQLDNLNKTLFVSTHETILPTLLRNYDRDSMAAGVEIRMPFLDYRIVEFAFSIGWRSKLHGGFSKSIVRDAGASFMPKEIAYRRTKLGFNAPILDWMRGPYREFFEDTVASADFANCSLIDDPAKVRSDLSDFLAGKNATFHQAADIWNRIQPYLWERALIKQDWIQE is encoded by the coding sequence ATGTGTGGAATTTACGGTGTAGTCAATAAAAAGATAGACCGGGAACTGGCAATGAAATGTTTAAATACGATGATCCATCGTGGACCAGATGGCTATGGATTGTGGCAGGAGGACGGTGTGACATTAGGACACCGCAGACTGTCGATCCTAGATCTTTCAAATGCCGGGAGTCAGCCGATGTCCTATGCCAATGAACGTTACTGGATGACATTTAACGGTGAGATCTATAACTTTATCGAGATCAGGGACGAATTACAGAAAAAAGGATATACATTCCGCAGTGCCAGTGATTCCGAGGTGATCATGGCTTCATTCTGCGAGTGGGGTGAAGCATGCGTGGACCGTTTCAATGGCATGTGGACATTTGCTATCTGGGATAAACAGACAAAACAGCTTTTCATTTCCAGAGACCGTTTCGGGGTAAAACCGTTATTTTATGCTGAACTGCCGGATGGCGGTTTTGCATTTGCATCGGAGATGAAAGTTATTCTGCCGTTACTTCCGAAAGTGGAGGCAAATAAGCCGATGTTTGACCGTTATTTTGCGGACAACCATTATGAATCACAGCCGGAGTGTCTGATCCGTGGAATCAAACGTTTCCCGGCGGGGCACAATGCATGGGTAAAAGATGGGAAAATCATCCTGAAGCGTTACTGGAATACCTTAGACCATCTGATCTGTGTACCGGATTCCTATGAGGAGCAGGTAGAGCAGTTTCGTGAGCTGTTTTTAGATGCCTGCAAGATCCGTATGAGAAGTGACGTGACACTTGGTACCGGACTTTCCGGTGGTCTTGACTCCTCTGCTGTCATCTGTGCGATGTCTTATATTTCAAAGAATATGACAGATGAGCGCACCAACAATGACTGGCAGCACGCCTACGTGGCATGTTTTCCGGGAACAGCACAGGATGAGACAAAATATGCAAAACAGGTTACGGATTTTCTTGGAATCAGCCACACCTTTATGAATATCGATTCCGCAGTGTCTGAGCGTGAGTTTTTGCGACAGCTATACTGTTTCGAGGAACTCTGGGGCAATCCGCAGGTGCCGATGATGGAACTTTACAAGAAAGAGAGAGAACTTGGAACCACAGTTTCCCTTGATGGGCATGCAGCGGACGAACTGTTTGCGGGATATGGGTTTGACGTATTAAAAGCGTACCCGGATGCAAAGACAAAAGAAGAGATCGACATGATCACGACTGCATATCTAAATCAGGATGCGGAAGATGGAGTGAGTCAGCAGTCTGCTGCATTTAAAAAGCAGAGAAATAAACTCTATCGCGAGTATATGCTGAAATATCATGCCAAAAAACTGCTCGGCAGGGAGACTGTAAAGAGTGCATATTCGGATCATCCCAACTGGAACCAACTGGATAATCTCAATAAAACATTATTTGTTTCCACACATGAGACGATCCTGCCGACACTTTTACGTAACTATGACAGGGACAGTATGGCAGCCGGAGTTGAGATCCGTATGCCGTTTCTGGATTACCGGATCGTGGAATTTGCATTTTCCATTGGCTGGCGTTCAAAACTTCATGGCGGTTTTTCAAAATCGATCGTCCGTGATGCAGGTGCGTCTTTTATGCCAAAAGAGATTGCTTACCGCCGTACCAAGCTGGGATTTAATGCGCCGATCCTTGACTGGATGCGTGGACCATACCGGGAGTTTTTTGAAGATACTGTGGCATCGGCAGATTTTGCAAACTGCAGCCTGATCGATGATCCCGCAAAAGTGCGCAGTGACCTTTCCGATTTTCTTGCAGGTAAAAATGCCACGTTTCATCAGGCGGCAGATATCTGGAACAGGATTCAGCCGTATCTGTGGGAGCGTGCACTGATCAAACAGGATTGGATACAGGAGTAA
- a CDS encoding acyltransferase family protein codes for MKRYQYLDVARGFGLLLVIISHSCGLSRFLINYYIPLFFVVSGYIYKEGRSYKENISHKAKRLLIPYFGYSAVLLAIYALMGRTFAETKESVFGILYSRYCLYDTTVVTDNVYLFTVANGAMWYLTAFFAASLVYHLVIDRCLADKKFLIGTLIVLTAITMALADIPVLLPWSIDLACVGTIFMIAGTLLGRTQFFEKKWNIPLIVAVLAIYILTSYLDPGINMSIREYGIYGALSVPFFIIVGLTGSLLCIWFGKLIENTAPGRFIAYVGKNTIFLLAFHIFALEVVERIASKFITIPAPGGAAVPFVLYHALRITVAVLGCLAASELLNRIKKSLQQKNV; via the coding sequence ATGAAACGATATCAATATCTGGATGTGGCAAGGGGATTTGGACTTTTACTTGTCATCATTTCACATAGCTGCGGACTGAGCCGCTTTCTGATCAATTATTATATTCCGCTGTTTTTTGTGGTGTCGGGATATATTTATAAAGAAGGCAGAAGTTATAAAGAAAATATTTCTCACAAGGCAAAGCGCCTTTTGATACCATATTTTGGTTACAGTGCAGTACTTTTAGCAATCTATGCGTTAATGGGAAGGACATTTGCAGAGACAAAAGAGTCTGTATTTGGGATACTTTATTCCAGATACTGCCTATATGATACAACCGTTGTAACAGATAACGTTTACCTGTTTACGGTGGCAAATGGTGCGATGTGGTATCTGACAGCATTTTTTGCAGCAAGTCTTGTGTATCATCTGGTGATCGACCGCTGCCTTGCGGATAAGAAGTTCCTGATCGGTACGCTGATCGTTTTAACTGCGATCACCATGGCACTTGCTGACATTCCGGTACTCCTTCCGTGGAGCATTGATCTTGCCTGTGTTGGAACCATCTTCATGATCGCAGGAACTCTGCTTGGCAGAACGCAGTTTTTCGAAAAGAAATGGAACATTCCACTGATCGTGGCAGTGCTTGCTATCTACATCCTGACAAGCTACCTTGATCCTGGTATTAACATGTCCATCCGCGAATACGGCATCTACGGAGCGCTCAGTGTACCATTCTTTATCATTGTAGGACTTACGGGCTCACTGCTCTGCATCTGGTTTGGAAAACTGATCGAAAATACTGCCCCAGGCAGATTCATCGCCTATGTCGGAAAAAATACGATCTTCCTGCTCGCCTTCCACATATTTGCCTTAGAAGTTGTCGAGCGTATCGCATCAAAATTCATCACAATCCCTGCACCGGGCGGCGCAGCAGTACCATTCGTACTGTATCACGCACTGCGCATCACAGTTGCAGTCTTAGGATGTCTTGCAGCTTCGGAATTATTGAACCGCATAAAAAAAAGCCTGCAGCAGAAGAATGTATAG
- a CDS encoding ComEC/Rec2 family competence protein, translated as MKKRIYLSTLLLILFTLLIGLAAWFSYQKGRMDSTGHIPDPDTEYLITQYADATGVQGTFYTITNDNTLIIIDGGWAGNADAVRKVIAEHNNTVDAWIISHPHQDHAGAFNVIYSNPGDITIKAIYDNGFDYDFIEAAGEPYDDITVMETFHALTKDAGNVTHLKRGDNIALAGDLTLSVFNAWDDSVISNIGDEKDYQNNASLLFKISGTTNSMLFCSDIKYDMNDYLLSTYRDDISCDYIQTGHHGNWSFSDEFYEAAGAACAFIDAPSSITENPDFPASSLKAFLQKKGTVFDFSTAPNSVTLR; from the coding sequence ATGAAAAAAAGAATATACTTAAGTACACTGCTTTTAATCTTATTTACCCTGCTGATCGGTCTTGCTGCATGGTTTTCCTACCAGAAAGGCCGTATGGACTCCACCGGACACATACCTGATCCCGATACCGAATATCTTATCACACAATATGCAGATGCAACCGGCGTTCAGGGTACCTTTTATACGATCACAAATGATAACACCTTAATCATCATCGATGGAGGCTGGGCAGGCAATGCCGACGCTGTCCGGAAAGTGATCGCAGAACATAACAACACAGTGGATGCATGGATCATTTCCCATCCACACCAGGATCATGCCGGTGCATTTAATGTCATTTATTCCAATCCGGGGGATATTACCATAAAAGCTATTTACGACAATGGTTTTGATTATGATTTTATCGAAGCTGCCGGTGAACCCTATGATGATATCACAGTCATGGAGACGTTCCATGCCCTGACAAAAGATGCCGGCAATGTCACTCATTTAAAACGCGGCGATAATATCGCACTTGCCGGTGATCTGACTCTCTCTGTTTTTAATGCATGGGATGACTCCGTAATTTCCAATATAGGAGATGAAAAAGACTACCAGAACAATGCTTCTTTGCTTTTTAAGATCAGCGGTACGACAAACAGCATGTTATTCTGTTCTGATATCAAATACGATATGAATGACTATCTTCTAAGTACTTACCGGGATGACATTTCCTGTGATTATATCCAGACCGGTCATCATGGAAACTGGTCATTCTCGGATGAATTTTATGAGGCAGCAGGTGCAGCCTGCGCTTTTATCGATGCACCGTCCTCCATCACGGAAAATCCTGATTTTCCTGCCAGTTCCCTAAAGGCTTTTCTGCAGAAAAAAGGAACGGTATTTGATTTTTCTACCGCTCCTAATTCTGTTACTTTGAGATAG